A portion of the Tamandua tetradactyla isolate mTamTet1 chromosome 16, mTamTet1.pri, whole genome shotgun sequence genome contains these proteins:
- the HIF3A gene encoding hypoxia-inducible factor 3-alpha isoform X5, giving the protein MVLTAEGDMAYLSENVSKHLGLSQLELIGHSIFDFIHPCDQEELQDALTPRQSLSKKKLEAPTERCFSLRMKSTLTSRGRTLNLKAATWKVLHCSGHMRDYKPPTQPSPAGSPNIEPPLQCLVLICEAIPHPGSLEPPLGLGAFLSRHSLDMKFTYCDERIAEVAGYSPEDLIGCSAYEYIHALDSKAVSRSIHTLLNKGQAITGQYRFLARSGGYLWTQTQATVVTGGRGPQAESIICVHFLISRVEETEVVLSLEQTEGRSRRLAPGGTHSQKDAPNCGDSLDAPGPRILAFLHPPALSEAALAADPRRFCSPDLRRLLAPILDGASVAAAPSAPRATRRPQSPLPDVDAMDLEMLAPYISMDDDFQLNSSEQLPRAHHRPPGVIPRPRARSFHGLSPPAPEPSLLPRWGSDPRLSCSSPSRRDLSASSAMTGARKRALAHSPEDEAEGVELLGVKPPKRSPNPEPEHFLLPPLSLSFLLTGGPAPGGQQDPGIHLLHLSEPLGLGPSLLAFYPEEDHAQPGSHFQPSAGLAQAN; this is encoded by the exons CTTGAGCTCATCGGACACAGTATCTTTGATTTCATCCATCCCTGTGACCAAGAGGAGCTTCAGGATGCCCTGACCCCCAGGCAGA GCCTGTCAAAGAAGAAGCTAGAGGCCCCCACCGAGCGATGCTTCTCCTTGCGCATGAAGAGTACCCTCACCAGCCGCGGACGCACCCTCAACCTCAAGGCGGCCACTTGGAAG GTGCTGCACTGCTCTGGGCACATGAGGGACTACAAGCCCCCCACACAGCCTTCCCCGGCCGGGAGCCCCAATATAGAGCCACCCCTACAATGCCTGGTGCTCATTTGTGAAGCCATCCCCCACCCGGGCAGCTTGGAGCCCCCGCTGGGCCTGGGGGCCTTCCTCAGTCGCCACAGCCTGGACATGAAGTTCACTTACTGCGATGAGAG GATTGCAGAGGTTGCTGGCTACAGCCCCGAGGACCTGATCGGTTGCTCTGCTTACGAGTACATCCATGCCCTGGACTCCAAGGCGGTCAGCAGGAGCATCCACACCT TGCTGAACAAGGGACAGGCAATAACGGGACAGTATCGCTTCCTGGCCCGGAGTGGTGGCTACCTGTGGACCCAGACCCAGGCCACGGTGGTGACAGGGGGCCGGGGACCCCAGGCTGAGAGCATCATCTGTGTCCACTTCCTGATCAG CCGGGTGGAAGAGACCGAAGTGGTGTTATCCCTGGAGCAGACAGAAGGACGTTCCCGCAGACTGGCTCCGGGGGGCACCCACTCTCAGAAGGACGCCCCTAACTGCGGGGACAGCCTTG ACGCCCCTGGTCCCCGGATTCTGGCCTTTTTGCATCCCCCTGCCCTGAGTGAGGCGGCCCTGGCCGCTGACCCCCGCCGGTTCTGTAGCCCTGACCTCCGTCGCCTCCTGGCACCCATCCTGGATGGGGCTTCAGTGGCTGCTGCCCCCAGTGCACCCCGGGCTACGCGGCGACCCCAAAGTCCTCTTCCG GACGTCGATGCTATGGATTTGGAGATGCTGGCCCCCTACATCTCCATGGATGATGACTTCCAGCTCAACTCCAGCGAGCAGCTCCCCAGGGCCCACCACAGACCTCCAGGGGTTATCCCCCGGCCCCGTGCGCGGAGCTTCCATGGCCTGTCGCCCCCAGCCCCTGAGCCCTCCCTGCTGCCCCGCTGGGGAAGTGACCCCCGGCTGAGCTGCTCCAGCCCCTCCAGAAGGGACCTCTCAGCATCCTCCGCCATGACTGGGGCTCGGAAGAG GGCCCTGGCCCACAGCCCAGAAGATGAGGCTGAAGGAGTGGAGCTGCTGGGAGTGAAACCACCCAAGCGGTCCCCCAACCCAGAGCCCGAACACTTCCTGCTGCCTCCTCTCAGCCTG AGCTTCCTTCTGACTGGAGGACCAGCCCCAGGAGGCCAGCAGGATCCCGGCATCCATCTCCTGCATCTGAGTGAGCCCCTGG GCCTGGGCCCCTCGCTGCTTGCCTTCTACCCAGAGGAGGATCATGCCCAGCCCGGGAGCCACTTCCAGCCATCAGCGGGCTTGGCCCAGGCCAACTGA